ccaTGCAACAACAGTATCATAGTATCTAATatatcgttttatttttagactttgactttaacttcaaaaaaattataataacatatGACGACTCCATGGATTCCAGAACCACAGTAAGCATCCAAAAGTCCCAACCctatttataatgtaataattattagttaaaGACATATACTCTTACTAAACACTTCACCGCCACCACTGAAATCTGTTAAGTGACTTACCAAATTCTTCTCCGCTCACCAGCTTGGTTGCGATAGAACGCATCGCAGTAAACGACGTTCCATTCAGAATTTCGAGAAGTGGTGCTGCAATAGTAGTAGTAGACGTATTACCTTACGAGTGGACCATCAAAATTGCATCCACCATATCTTTGTGTAAAACGATAAAAGGTAAAAGTAAAAGTCTTTTGCGGtttgtttctattttattttccttttatcTCGATGCTTCACGAGCACGAAAGTCGcttaaatatgaatttttgtAGTTATGTTTTCGTTACTATACCAGATTCTAGTTGTGAACTAGATAACGTTATTgcagtacctactaaattacaTGTACTAAAGTGGTAAGGTGAATTACGAGTTTGCTCTGGCTTGATTTAAGTTTAATTCTTGTTCAAAATGAAACCATAAGATATAACTTGAGTGCAACTGCACTGGGCAAAGTTTGTAGGTCGGACTTATAGTTTTCGGTAACTGAGCTGAGCTAGCTTAGCTTAGGGATAAAGGCGCGGTTACACATTAACGACTGTAACATTATCATGGCAGACTAGAGTTATGGAGGCtattagtaggtattttgggtgccccttatttcgcataactgtaattgtcctaatatgatttcgcataacagatttatGCATAACAccgaacttgcataattataaagaagcataacacttattcagcataataatatatccgcataattgaaatatgcataacaaTATTATCTATAACTAAAACTGTTATAAAACGAATACGCATAAATTTATGAAGCGAGTGAATTAGCTTGttcagggcaaaaccgactcggttaggttaggttaggtatttttgttaatgttaggtatttttttataatagcccaATAATGATAGTTACTTCGTTTTATGTTAGCAATTTGGGTAATTTTGTGACGGTTTgacaacatttttttatgtatctaCCGAAAATTATGGCTTCTATAATAGCACTGGTTATTGTGATGCGAAAAAAGACGTCATTGTgtgtgaaatgtaaaaaaatagtattaaagCAAAAAATAGAAAATGAACGATTCCCCAATTTGTCAGTTTAGTTAGAAGGTAAGGTTGACCAAGTAAGAAGTGTTGGCTTTTAAAGTCCTTAAGGACTTTACgttaattttgcacggatatattatgttaactatgccgacaaaataatacaataataaactaaaaaaaaacttttttagggtacctcctatagacgtaaagtggggatgattttttttttctcacccaaccctatagtgtggggtatcattggataggtcttttaaaaccattaggggtttgctaaaacgatttttcgattcagtgatttttttgcaaaatattaaactttaaagtgaaaattttcaataaaatcgagcgtccccccccccttctaaaatacaaaccggtgggtgaaaaatttgaaaaaattcaggatgatagtaagtatatcaaactttcaaggaaaactataacgattaagtttgcttgagaatttttagtagtttaagagtaaatagtagcctaaggtataaaatatacctaaactagggaagattccgtataaaatacaaaatccttagaaatattacttaattttttcgtaatggccatggaaccctatttcgggcatgtctgacacgctctgggccggtatttttaaactaaatttatttttcacttttcagttcgatttatttaaagaaaaaatatttcttataaaattattgtactgtcaTCGGTTCCTTCTTGATAAGTGTGCAAAGTTGCAAATCAATCCGACGTTTTGGAGAAGGTGAAAATCACGTTCAAATCAAAGCTTCCGTTAAATAGATATATACTAAGCTGATAAAAGAGtggtaaaaataaacaataatttacatTGCCTTTCatattctttcaaataaaaaaactgtttttacaTTATTCACAtagctaatctttatttatcAAAGATTCTTAGTGCTAGCCAGACGTTTTCAACCCGTGTGCCGCGGCACAGTGTGCCGCATAAtactttcaggtgtgccgcgattgccgcgaagtgtatgctgcattgaaatcatcATTAttcatgaatagctattttaatgaaaaaatagtacgaaaacaactcACGCGTGGCGTGTGCGATTCGCGTTGTCAGTAGAGGtaagacgtatttactggaataggttttggcttggacgcgtgagtacgcgttcccggccgcgattcttttagcgtacgagtatttaggagtacggcggctgacaacgttccgccaacttgaaaaccagcagttatgtacactttttaattgaaaaaatttataataattgctgacagtcctaagcctgtacaaagtatgaagggaagttttcagtcggtatttaatttaagttaaaattaaaaaaatattaagtgtgAAGACTGactgtgacgtggaattcggtagttcgatattcgtaaagcTACTTAAACTGGTACGATGTATACGCAATCATaggagcgcatttacgggaatcattttgtttacgcaatgagtcaatggagttaagtactcgtggacctagtctttggatctagtctttttgtggacgcgtactcgcaagactcagtccgcgttttgcctagtacgtctcaccacTAGTTTTCAGGTTGTTATGGTAACGGAGCAGAAGGAATGGTGGGGCGGGTTTAACCCTCTaagcgccagtccgactcgcacttggctattttttactggtgtgccgtgaaactttgatgaacgaaaagtgtgccgttaaaacaataaggttgaaaacgcctgtgCTAGGCTATGATTTGCCCTTAATAAATAATGtcttgataatattttttatgggtTTAGGAAATACTCTACACATTAACCGTTTACCTATACGTTCTTACAAAgctttaagtattttttcattaatacAGGCCTGTATAATACTCCAAATATCTTTAACGGCTAAGCCCTCAATCATAATATGGTTGGTATgcaaaattgaaaaacaaagcATATCGCTTTACtttgtttttcatttgaaaatttcattatcatcatgtcagccgaaagacatccactgctggacatagacctcccccaataaaaaaaataattgaaaatttaataaaaaaaaaacatgtcattTACTGATACAAATAGTTAATTTAAACTCAAACTGaataataatttcaaacataaacaaaataatttaatagttaCCGTGATGACTTAAGAATTGAATTACACAAATAAGTCTTTAAGATCATAGTTTCAGTTCAATAACGATTATAACGTTTTTTTGCTCTACTGTAaaattttgtcttttatttctATAATGTCTCTGaacatggggctttaaatgcaaggttcgattctacttgcataactgagctacttttcttttctaacattttcaaataactttcgTTTATACGTAGTTGATTCATTGTTCCTCAAGGCTTAATCGTTGAATCACTCCATCCGACGTGGCGGTgttaatattacaaaatgaaACACTGGGTACCTATCAAAAAGTTGTGGATCAAATTTGTTCAGTTATACGtatagaatcgaaccttgcttttaaagccccatggtcagagacactCTGCTGTATTAGGGATGTTGCGGATGCAGATTTATTGACAACCGCGGACGCGGATGCGGATGCGGATTTGACAAGGCTCACATCCGCGGGTGCGGATGTAAGatttgttacataaaaaaaccatGATGctttttaggtatttaaaaaaaatcacactgCGTCGACGGTGACATTGTTTTTAATCAAGGGGAGCGATATACCCGCAAGCAAATGTACATTCGTGACTTCTATATTTTCACCTTTCACTCGTAAGCGCATTACAATAGCACAGattatataatagtactaacgtacagaatggccacgctccgccccgcaccggttcgagttaccccacctctcatgcgcagattgcaggaaaaccgcaggaaagcagtcggatgcgcgacgcgatgtatgtcggccgcacggcactaagttcgggagcaataattttgcgaaaccGTAACGGCACCCTACCTActgttaaaatgtttaatttaatctaGTAACAAAATGGATGTATGTCACAAGATCCCTTTGGAATAGTTTATGGTAGAGGtagatttaagaaaaaataaagtcaGTCGATGTTTGAAAGTCAACGTGTTTTATTAGGTTATGGGCGTAAATCCATATTTTTCAAGTAATTTAAAGTGAAAAAGTGATTACAGTTGAAAGTATTGTTGAACTTTCGTGTAAAAATGTCTACAAACTATATTCAGAGTGTTCCAAAGCTAAAAGGCAGAGAAAATTATGACGACTGGAGTTATGCCGGTGAAAATATATTGGTGCTCGAAGGCATGCTTCATTACATTAAGCCGGTTGAAGGCGTTGAAAATAAAGAAGCAGACGATCAGAAAACCAAGGCAAAGCTAGTATTATTGATTGACCCTACATTGTACGTGCACATCAGGGAAACAAAGTCTTCATTTGAGTTATGGGAAAAACTTAGAAACATGTTCGACGATTCAGGTTTCTCAAGAAAAATAACCCTACTACGGCATTTAATCTCGTTAAGACTAGAAAACTGTGGTTCCATGACTGCATATGTGACGCAAGTGGTGGAAACTGCTCAGCGGTTAAAAGGAACAGGATTTGCAATTACAGATGAATGGATAGGATCTTTACTAATAGCAGGATTGCCGGAAAAATTTTCGCCTATGATTATGGCCATCGAACATTCTGGAATAAACATTACCACAGACGCAATTAAATCAAAGTTGATTGATATGGAGGTTCAGAATACCGACACGGATACCAGTGGCGCTGCATTCGCTGCGAACAGAACTCACCTAAAATCAAAGAGTAAAAATGGCGGGATGTCAATGTCAAAAGTGACAATGACTGGAGAAAAAACTGTGAAATGCTATAAATGTAAACAAGTCGGTCATTTTAAGAACAAGTGTCCATTATTGCAGCAAAATAAGCAATCTAATGCTTTTAGCGTGGTATTTTTAAACGGAGAATATAGTAAGACTGAATGGTACGTGGATTCCGGGGCAAGTGCACACATGACGGCAAACAAAGATTGGGTAAACAACGTAAATTCCACACCGAGTTTATCAGAGATCACCGTCGCAAACAATATGAAGGTGCCAGTAGTGTGTTCCGGTGACGTACTAATATCGACTGATTGTAACTATGATATCACAGTTAAAAATGTGCTGTGTGTGCCAAGTCTAACAACAAATTTGCTGTCTGTAACTGAGCTGATCAAAAATGgaaacaatgttatttttaaagcgGATTACTGTTACATTTACAACAAAAAGAATGACTTAGTGGCAACGGCAAAGTCGCATAATGGAGTATACAGGCTACAAATTAAAGTGGCAGAATGTATGTTAGCAGCTCCAGCATTAGCTAGTGCAGATTTATGGCACAGACGTTTAGCACATATTAACTGCAGtgatatgaataaaatgaagaATGGGGCTGTAGATGGAGTGTCTTACCCAGTGACCAGCGACATGATGAAGAAGAAATGTGTAACCTGTTGTGAAGGTAAACAGATGAGATTACCATTTTCACATGTGGGTCAGAGGAGCACAGAGACATTACAGATCATTCATGCTGATGTATGCGGTGCTATGGAAACCAAATCCATTGGTGGAGCACAATACTTTCTATTATTTGTAGATGATTACAGTCGCATGACTTTCATATACTTTCTGAAACATAAGAATGAAGTGATGAAGAAATTCAGAGAATTTAAAGCCATGGTTGAAAATCAACAGgacaaaaagataaaaatactaCGCACAGACAATGGAGGCGAGTTTTGCAATGCAGAAATGGATAATTATTTGAATAAGGAAGGAATTATCCACCAGAAAACAAACGCATACACGCCCGAGCAAAATGGTGTCTGCGAAAGGGCAAATAGAACGGTGGTAGAAAAGGCGAGATGCTTACTATTTGACGCCAAGTTGGAGAAGAAATATTGGGCCGAAGCAGCAAATACAGCAGTGTACCTAAAAAATCGGTCTTTAACGTCAAGCTTGGACAACAAAACACCGTATGAAGCATGGTATAAAAAGAAACCAGATTTAAGTCACATTCGTCTGTTTGGTAGTTGTGTCATGGCTCATATCCCAAAAGAAAGGAGACTTAAATGGGATAAGAAAGCTGAAGAATTTATTCTTGTGGGTTTTTCAGAGACAGTGAAGGGTTATCGAGTATATGACCCTAAGAAGAATATTGTCACTGTAAAGAGAGACATAACAGTGATGGAAGACAACAGAAAGGAAGATTTATGCCAGAATGAAGATAGTATGGTCTGGGTACAGAATACTGAAGACAAACCAGAGTCACTTGAAGGGATGCAGATATCCGCAACACCCCTGCTCTGTATAAATCGCTAAAGTATGCACTAAAGCAGTGGCAAATGACAAGCCAGAGAACTTATTAGCCTCTTTTGTCTTCAACAGATGTGGAAACTCACCTAGATAAATTTCTAAGTCGTTTCTTGCGAAGGCGTACGCAAAGGAGGCTACAATTTTACTCGTGCAGGATATAATGCCCAGCATAGTGTCGTCTAGCTTCATGTAGTTAGTGAACAGGCTTATGGAGAACAGAGTACCTggaaacattacaaaataatttcatcaccatcatcccagccaaaatatataatattttttcacatcaaacataaaactgaccgtaattgacccctatctcacctgatgtaaagtgcagatgaggccaatgACATACCAatggtgtatctcactggttcagtaacagcctattcaccctagccttgaagagccctacaTTGTATTTGTCCGGAAATAcatcccactactgggcacaggcttcctctcagaataaaagggattgggccgtagttcccacgcgggcccagtgcagattggacacttcacacacaccaaaataatactttattttgaGTTCCTAGCAGTTTTATGTCAATAATATAGTACCTTCCAATTTGCAGGTTAAAATTCACCAGTACGTAATTTCTTACTGGCGTAATATCCGCCTAGAGAGATTTTTCTTATGGCATACAAGGGTTTTTTAGTGATACGAgattttattaggtacaaataattaaaatgtaagtTTCTTACCAATTAAATTTGTCACGACACTGTAAGTCGACCAAATACTGTACTGAACTTCATTCCAGTTGAATCTGTACCTTACAAATAAGTACATTACGGTAAATTCccctgaaattaacaaaaaagaaataaaatataaaacatgaaaaaaacttttttcagaaAAACAACAAATGTTTTGTGAAAAGTACCTAGTTAAGACAAACAAGTATTTGTATTAAACATAAAGTAACTGAATTGCTTCTGACTTCCATggaaaatcatattttatatctaactagctggtgcccgcggctcaGCCCCgttgaagtttttttaaattttctaaatcttcttttataagaaccttctcctgacaatagcaaacacaacaaaaaaagaactagcgaaatcggtccagctgttcacgcgtgatgccgtgaccaagggaaatagggagtcatttttagggttccggagccaaaatggcaaaaaaaagaacccttatagtttcaccatgtctgtctgtctgtctgtttatctgtccgtccgtccgcggctttgctcagggactatcaatgctagaaagctgtaattttgcacggatatatatgttaactatgccgacgaaatggtacaataaaaattaaaaaaaaaaattaaatcacccccactacgtctatgggaggtatagacgtaaagtgggggtgattttttttctcatccaaccctatagtgtggggtatagttggataggtcttttaaaatcataaggggtttgctcagacaatttttcgattcagtgatttgtttgcgaattattcgactttaaagtgcaaattttcattaaaatcgagcgtccccccctctaaaatcaaaaccggtgggtggaaaaatttgaaaaaattcaggatggtagtaagtatatcaaacttataaggaaaactataacggctaagtttgcttgagaattattagtagtttaagagtaaatagcagcctaaggtataaaatatacctaaacttggaagatttcgtataaaatacgaaatccttagaaaaatattacttaattttttcgtaatggctacgggaccccattttgggcgtgtccgacacgctcttggctggttttatatattaagatatTTAGGTGTCTGAACGAGAAATTTATTTCGAGGAtcttggaaacggctccaacgatttcgatgatgTTTTTTATGTGTTAATATGTGGGGGTAATCGGGGTGAACAATCTGGCTTGGTCTTACTCGTATATCTGTGAAAACGCGTGTTTATGAACCAAGCGGAGTTGTGTCCCAGGGTGCCCATGTTTAATGCGTTTTAAGTTACCGTGCAATGGTCCGAATATGACGCAGACCACGATAAGCAAGAGGCTGACCCGCAGTCTTCTGTTGCCGGCTCCTTTTTTAAAGACCACCCTGAATGTCTCTTTTACCAGCTTGACATCAAAGAACTCAGATACGTGCCCCATGCAACCTTTTGTTCGCTGTAATATTAACAAGCTCCTTAGAAGAATATACCTTCACAGCtcaattaatttttagggttccgtagtcaactaggaacccttatagtttcgccatgtctgtccgtccgtctgtctgtccgcgggtaagctcagagaccgttagtactagaaagctgtaatttgtcatgaatatacatatcagtcaagccgacaaagtggtacaataaaaagaaggataaattttttttagggtaatacctcccatagacgtaaagggggggggggtgatttttttcttctCGACTAActctatattgtggggtatcgttggataggtcttttaaaaccctTGGGGGGGTtcctaagacaatttttctattcagtgatctgtttgcgaaatattcaactttaaagtgcaaattatcaatgaaatcgagcgtcctctccctctaaaatctaaactgaaaaatttgaaaaaattcagaatggtagtaaataataataataaataataagcaaactgaaaattctttttaaaaacttataacaccagcggtacctaagtaaatcacGCTCGTACGAACAAGGCATAACTATTAGCGTTCCTTGTAGAATTACTGATCTCTGAAAAAcagttttctatttttgtattgaatttGAGTAGCTTTTGTGAAATCTATAAGATACAGTTCTTACAGTTATCTATTTTGATGTTATAGAATATTGTTGTCAGGGTAAAGGCAGACGAGCgtatttttttgagttgtgagtcgggtattttcggtcgcgtagtTTTAGTTTCATGCAATGTGTACAGCTCATTTTGAGTCACCTTGTGCCATAAATGTAGCTTTTGTATAAAACTGAATGCAGGAGAAATTACgtgactcacaactcaaaaattacgctcgtctggcttcacccttataggtagtcattcacgatgacgcgtgccgtggttattattaaaatgacattaatggctaattttgacaaaatcacgcgtcttcgtggatggcactaggtatacattcGTATAGaaaatatactatttaacaTTGTGAATTCATTCTTACCTTTTTATCCACTGTCTCTCTTTTTGGATCTTCTATAGCGTAGTATCCGTAAATCAAACTAAACAAATATAGTGAGGCTGATATCGAAAAAACTCCGTAGTAGCCAACCCATGTCAGCAATACCCCACTTAATGCACTGCCTATAGGATATCCTAGCGACATGCAGAGATTCACCATTCCGACTCTGTATGTTCTATTTTCTGTATTTGTTATGTCACCAATGTAGCTAAAAACGCCTACGAAATTGGTAAACCATCCTCCCGTGATTGCTGGAAATATTGATTCAGTTAGAGCTGCTACTTCAACTGGTAACTCATAAAAGAAGTAAGTGTTAATTATGAATCCAATGCAAGTTAAAAATTCTCCTACTATAGGCAAAAGTAtgcatatttttctttttccgGTCTTGTCGCTCCAAGCACCAAcgaataaaattagtaatactGGTAAAGCCGTCTGTATTACGTTCTTCCACGCCTGTATACTTGCTGTCAGTTTTTGCACTTCTTCTTCATAATACGTGTAGTTTTCTGTTTCTCGCAAGTATAAAGCGTCACAGACTTCATTGCTGTAGTTTAGATTAACTCGACATGCTTTTtcaagatttaaattttgtgtggCTAATGATGCTAATACACTTGGCATTACATAACAAGCCATTATTGGTTCTACTGTCGTATTTTCCTTTATTAGTTTTATCCTTTGTCTTAAAGTAAGTTTAGCTTTAATTTTTACATTTGCTGCTGAAGTGTCTGAACTAGGCTTAAGGGGCGAAAGCTcgctttctttattattttcttctattattttaagtttaggatccATGATTGtgtgataattatttttctaactTTGAGTCTGTTTCTCTACGTAGGTAACTTTCGTATTTAATGGAGGTAAGAACGATCACCACTGAATGAACTTAATTCCCATTTTGACGCTTGTTTGTATAACTATATGCATTTATCTTCTACATTTTATATGATTATTATTGTCAgcttagtaaaatatttactttataatataTACGGCGTACATTACTCGATAAGAATGAGATTGCTCAGAGCTTGAGCCTCTGTAATTTTGTTTGTGCACTTAAAGATATAATTAGTATTGTTTAGATTATCATTGTGTCTGATAATAACAACCTTAGTCTcgaccacagatatagattacactagataacgcaaacacctcaatctgtatgaaaaccaaccgtgtcacttttttacatctactgtgacgtctcaagagcgaattagcgatgtgaattccccgatgtccgcgcaaaatcgattcaaatgggccgccccccgcgccgtggggctcgagttagtcactagtcatgattagtcagttagtggtcagtctttgtatggggccaaccctgACGTTTGgccggggttcggacacgcgaagtagatgcatctGCGTATtttagtgtaatctatatctgtggtctCGACGACTTTGACGCAATTGACTCATTACTGACTACTAGGTAAGAAAACAAGATATTGATATCGGTCTTAcaggaatatttatttaataaggaGTAAACTAAGACAAACACAAATAACTAACTTGAGGTAGAAGAGAATATAAccacgttttattttattggaatTTCTTCAGTGCCATTTAGAGGAATCGCTGCTTCCTTCAAAG
This Choristoneura fumiferana chromosome 12, NRCan_CFum_1, whole genome shotgun sequence DNA region includes the following protein-coding sequences:
- the LOC141433218 gene encoding proton-coupled folate transporter-like isoform X1, which gives rise to MDPKLKIIEENNKESELSPLKPSSDTSAANVKIKAKLTLRQRIKLIKENTTVEPIMACYVMPSVLASLATQNLNLEKACRVNLNYSNEVCDALYLRETENYTYYEEEVQKLTASIQAWKNVIQTALPVLLILFVGAWSDKTGKRKICILLPIVGEFLTCIGFIINTYFFYELPVEVAALTESIFPAITGGWFTNFVGVFSYIGDITNTENRTYRVGMVNLCMSLGYPIGSALSGVLLTWVGYYGVFSISASLYLFSLIYGYYAIEDPKRETVDKKRTKGCMGHVSEFFDVKLVKETFRVVFKKGAGNRRLRVSLLLIVVCVIFGPLHGEFTVMYLFVRYRFNWNEVQYSIWSTYSVVTNLIGTLFSISLFTNYMKLDDTMLGIISCTSKIVASFAYAFARNDLEIYLAPLLEILNGTSFTAMRSIATKLVSGEEFGKVNSLFGLAEAAMPLVYGPLYSRVYMATLNVLPGAIFLLGAGLTLPAIAIFGWLYIEHQKEKVEDIKLDTEKQ
- the LOC141433218 gene encoding lysosomal proton-coupled steroid conjugate and bile acid symporter SLC46A3-like isoform X5; the encoded protein is MHTFAYTITGGWFTNFVGVFSYIGDITNTENRTYRVGMVNLCMSLGYPIGSALSGVLLTWVGYYGVFSISASLYLFSLIYGYYAIEDPKRETVDKKRTKGCMGHVSEFFDVKLVKETFRVVFKKGAGNRRLRVSLLLIVVCVIFGPLHGEFTVMYLFVRYRFNWNEVQYSIWSTYSVVTNLIGTLFSISLFTNYMKLDDTMLGIISCTSKIVASFAYAFARNDLEIYLAPLLEILNGTSFTAMRSIATKLVSGEEFGKVNSLFGLAEAAMPLVYGPLYSRVYMATLNVLPGAIFLLGAGLTLPAIAIFGWLYIEHQKEKVEDIKLDTEKQ
- the LOC141433218 gene encoding proton-coupled folate transporter-like isoform X3 is translated as MDPKLKIIEENNKESELSPLKPSSDTSAANVKIKAKLTLRQRIKLIKENTTVEPIMACYVMPSVLASLATQNLNLEKACRVNLNYSNEVCDALYLRETENYTYYEEEVQKLTASIQAWKNVIQTALPVLLILFVGAWSDKTGKRKICILLPIVGEFLTCIGFIINTYFFYELPVEVAALTESIFPAITGGWFTNFVGVFSYIGDITNTENRTYRVGMVNLCMSLGYPIGSALSGVLLTWVGYYGVFSISASLYLFSLIYGYYAIEDPKRETVDKKRTKGCMGHVSEFFDVKLVKETFRVVFKKGAGNRRLRVSLLLIVVCVIFGPLHGEFTVMYLFVRYRFNWNEVQYSIWSTYSVVTNLIGTLFSISLFTNYMKLDDTMLGIISCTSKIVASFAYAFARNDLEIYLGTLLYLLLRPNISSPTWRQIKVYESHATVIIYK
- the LOC141433218 gene encoding proton-coupled folate transporter-like isoform X4, whose protein sequence is MDPKLKIIEENNKESELSPLKPSSDTSAANVKIKAKLTLRQRIKLIKENTTVEPIMACYVMPSVLASLATQNLNLEKACRVNLNYSNEVCDALYLRETENYTYYEEEVQKLTASIQAWKNVIQTALPVLLILFVGAWSDKTGKRKICILLPIVGEFLTCIGFIINTYFFYELPVEVAALTESIFPAITGGWFTNFVGVFSYIGDITNTENRTYRVGMVNLCMSLGYPIGSALSGVLLTWVGYYGVFSISASLYLFSLIYGYYAIEDPKRETVDKKRTKGCMGHVSEFFDVKLVKETFRVVFKKGAGNRRLRVSLLLIVVCVIFGPLHGEFTVMYLFVRYRFNWNEVQYSIWSTYSVVTNLIGTLFSISLFTNYMKLDDTMLGIISCTSKIVASFAYAFARNDLEIYLESI
- the LOC141433218 gene encoding proton-coupled folate transporter-like isoform X2 produces the protein MDPKLKIIEENNKESELSPLKPSSDTSAANVKIKAKLTLRQRIKLIKENTTVEPIMACYVMPSVLASLATQNLNLEKACRVNLNYSNEVCDALYLRETENYTYYEEEVQKLTASIQAWKNVIQTALPVLLILFVGAWSDKTGKRKICILLPIVGEFLTCIGFIINTYFFYELPVEVAALTESIFPAITGGWFTNFVGVFSYIGDITNTENRTYRVGMVNLCMSLGYPIGSALSGVLLTWVGYYGVFSISASLYLFSLIYGYYAIEDPKRETVDKKRTKGCMGHVSEFFDVKLVKETFRVVFKKGAGNRRLRVSLLLIVVCVIFGPLHGEFTVMYLFVRYRFNWNEVQYSIWSTYSVVTNLIGTLFSISLFTNYMKLDDTMLGIISCTSKIVASFAYAFARNDLEIYLGTLLYLLLRPNISSPTWRQIVSISPFLPPFYLPFRRHHFARACMRLFSGG